The Gallus gallus isolate bGalGal1 chromosome 3, bGalGal1.mat.broiler.GRCg7b, whole genome shotgun sequence genome window below encodes:
- the LATS1 gene encoding serine/threonine-protein kinase LATS1 isoform X2 translates to MKRSEKPEGYRQMRPKTFPASNYTGSSQQMLQEIRESLRNLPKPSDAAKADLSMGKMSSEDPRQGRNPPKFVTYHKVLQEIRNSLLPFANEATSAVKGTSEVNRQMLQDLQAAGFDEDMVIQALRQTNNRSIEAAIEFISKMSYQDPRREQMVAAAARPVNAGMKPPGTVQQSVNRKQSWKGSKESLVPQRHGPSLADGVVYRSESPSSQPDVGRPLSGSGIAAFAQAHPGNGQRVNPPPLPQIRSVTPPPPPPRGQTPPPRGTTPPPPSWEPNGQTKRYSGNMEYVITRISPVPPGAWQDGYPPPPMNPPPMNSSSQGQRGMSAVPIGRQPIIMQSSANSKFSFPSGRAGMQNGNCQAEFIVHQNVVSGNSVSRQPPPYPMNSSNRQSPTALQMQAGGSAPPSAYTNGNLPPTMLVPNRNSHNMELYNTNVAGIPASWSQPPPVQPQSSPGNGHEIPTWQPNLPARSNSFNNHHGNRQSHTSSSQPSATTVTAITPAPIQQPVKSMRVLKPELQTALAPTHPSWMPQPVQTIQPIPFSEGPSTNMAVMPPVAEAPNYQGPPPPYPKHLLHQSPSVHPYETGAKLSKEEPPISSKEEENEKNYECVDSADKEKKQITTSPVPVRKNKKDEERRESRIQSYSPQAFKFFMEQHVENILKSHQQRLHRKKQLENEMMRVGLSPEARDQMRKMLCQKESNYIRLRRAKMDKSMFVKIKTLGVGAFGEVCLARKVDTKALYATKTLRKKDVLLRNQVAHVKAERDILAEADNEWVVRLYYSFQDKDNLYFVMDYIPGGDMMSLLIRMGVFPENLARFYTAELTCAVESVHKMGFIHRDIKPDNILIDRDGHIKLTDFGLCTGFRWTHDSKYYQSGDHARQDSMDFSNEWGDPANCRCGDRLKPLERRAARQHQRCLAHSLVGTPNYIAPEVLLRTGYTQLCDWWSVGVILFEMLVGQPPFLAQTPLETQMKVINWQTSLHIPPQAKLTPEASDLIIKLCRGPEDRLGKNGADEIKAHPFFKTIDFSSDLRRQSAFYIPKIAHPTDTSNFDPVDPDKLWSDDDKEGNVNDTLNGWYKNGKHPEHAFYEFTFRRFFDDNGYPYNNPKPIEYEYSSSQNSEQQSDDDEEQAGRGVQNRDLVYV, encoded by the exons ATGAAGAGAAGTGAGAAGCCAGAAGGTTATAGACAAATGAGGCCTAAGACTTTTCCTGCCAGTAACTATactggcagcagccagcagatgTTACAGGAAATACGAGAGAGCCTCAGGAATTTACCAAAACCCTCAGATGCTGCTAAAGCTGATCTCAGCATGGGGAAGATGTCATCTGAAGATCCTCGACAAGGTCGAAATCCCCCCAAATTTGTAACATATCATAAAGTTTTGCAGGAGATAAGAAACTCGCTGCTGCCCTTTGCAAATGAAGCTACTTCAGCTGTCAAAGGAACGTCAGAAGTTAATCGACAAATGCTGCAAGACTTACAAGCTGCTGGCTTTGATGAG GATATGGTTATACAAGCCCTTAGACAAACTAACAACCGTAGCATAGAAGCAGCCATTGAATTTATTAGTAAAATGAGCTATCAGGATCCTCGTCGGGAACAGATggttgcagctgcagcaagacCTGTAAACGCAGGTATGAAACCGCCAG GGACTGTACAGCAGTCGGTTAACCgcaagcagagctggaagggtTCTAAGGAATCCTTGGTTCCTCAGAGACACGGCCCTTCCCTGGCAGATGGTGTAGTTTATCGCTCAGAaagtcccagctctcagcctgatGTAGGAAGGCCGCTATCTGGATCTGGCATTGCAGCATTTGCTCAGGCTCACCCTGGCAATGGACAGAGAGTGAACCCCCCACCGCTCCCCCAGATAAGGAGTGTCACGCcgcctcctccacctcctcgAGGGCAGACACCCCCTCCCAGAGGAACCACgcctccaccaccttcctgggaaCCAAATGGTCAGACAAAGCGTTACTCTGGGAACATGGAATATGTGATCACCCGTATTTCTCCAGTGCCACCAGGCGCGTGGCAGGATGGTTATCCACCTCCGCCGATGAATCCGCCACCCATGAATTCTTCCAGTCAGGGTCAGAGAGGCATGAGCGCTGTCCCCATTGGAAGGCAACCAATAATCATGCAGAGTTCTGCCAACAGCAAGTTTAGCTTTCCCTCAGGAAGGGCTGGAATGCAAAATGGTAATTGTCAGGCAGAGTTCATAGTTCACCAGAATGTTGTGTCTGGGAACTCGGTGAGTCGCCAGCCACCTCCATACCCAATGAACTCAAGTAATAGGCAGAGTCCTACAGCACTACAGATGCAGGCAGGGGGATCTGCTCCCCCTTCAGCATACACCAATGGGAATCTTCCTCCAACAATGTTGGTGCCAAACAGAAATAGTCACAACATGGAACTTTATAACACAAATGTAGCCGGAATACCTGCATCCTGGTCACAGCCTCCACCTGTGCAGCCGCAGTCATCACCAGGGAATGGGCATGAAATCCCTACGTGGCAACCCAACCTCCCAGCACGGTCAAATTCTTTCAACAACCATCATGGAAATAGACAGAGTCacaccagcagctctcagccttcAGCCACTACAGTAACAGCTATAACACCAGCTCCTATTCAGCAGCCAGTGAAAAGTATGCGTGTGTTAAAGCCAGAGCTGCAGACTGCCTTAGCACCAACTCACCCTTCCTGGATGCCACAACCAGTACAAACCATTCAGCCTATTCCGTTCTCCGAGGGTCCATCTACAAACATGGCTGTTATGCCACCTGTGGCAGAGGCTCCGAATTACCAGGGTCCACCCCCACCTTACCCCAAACACTTGTTACACCAGAGTCCGTCTGTCCATCCTTATGAGACTGGAGCCAAGCTTAGCAAAGAGGAACCACCCATTTCATCTAAGgaggaagagaatgaaaagaattATGAATGTGTTGATTCagcagacaaagaaaagaaacaaattacaACATCGCCCGTTCCTGttagaaaaaacaagaaagatgaAGAACGGCGGGAGTCTCGTATTCAAAGCTATTCCCCTCAGGCTTTTAAGTTCTTCATGGAGCAGCATGTGGAAAATATACTCAAGTCACATCAGCAACGTTTACATCGGAAGAAACAACTGGAGAATGAAATGATGCGG GTTGGATTGTCACCAGAAGCCCGAGAtcaaatgaggaaaatgttGTGCCAGAAGGAGTCTAATTACATTCGGCTAAGAAGAGCTAAAATGGACAAGTCCATGTTTGTGAAAATTAAAACCTTGGGAGTTGGCGCATTTGGAGAAGTTTGCCTAGCAAGAAAAGTGGATACTAAGGCTTTATATGcaacaaaaacactgagaaaaaaagatgtgttgCTTAGAAATCAAGTTGCTCATGTTAAAGCTGAGCGGGATATCCTTGCAGAAGCTGATAACGAATGGGTGGTTCGTCTGTACTATTCATTCCAAGATAAGGACAATTTGTACTTTGTAATGGACTACATTCCTGGAGGTGATATGATGAGTCTCCTAATTAGAATGGGTGTCTTTCCAGAAAATCTGGCACGGTTCtacacagcagagctgacctGTGCAGTTGAAAGCGTTCATAAAATGGGCTTCATCCACAGAGATATTAAACCTGATAATATTTTGATAGACCGTGATGGTCATATTAAATTGACTGACTTCGGACTCTGTACAGGTTTTCGATGGACCCATGATTCAAAATACTACCAGAGTG GTGATCACGCACGTCAGGACAGCATGGATTTTAGCAATGAATGGGGTGACCCAGCGAATTGCAGATGTGGAGATCGGCTGAAGCCACTCGAACGCAGGGCTGCACGTCAGCACCAGCGCTGTCTGGCCCATTCCCTTGTTGGCACGCCTAATTATATTGCACCAGAAGTATTGCTACGAACAG gttaCACACAGTTGTGTGACTGGTGGAGTGTCGGAGTAATTCTCTTTGAAATGTTAGTGGGCCAGCCTCCTTTCCTGGCACAAACACCTCTGGAAACACAAATGAAG GTTATCAACTGGCAAACTTCCCTTCATATTCCACCTCAAGCTAAGCTGACTCCAGAGGCCTCTGACCTTATTATTAAACTATGCCGAGGGCCAGAAGATCGTTTAGGCAAAAATGGTGCAGATGAAATAAAAGCTCatccattttttaaaactataGATTTTTCAAGCGATCTCCGGCGGCAGTCAGCTTTCTACATTCCCAAAATCGCTCATCCTACGGACACGTCAAACTTTGATCCAGTTGATCCAGATAAATTGTGGAGCGACGATGATAAGGAAGGAAACGTAAATGATACACTTAATGGATGGtacaaaaatggaaaacatcctGAACATGCCTTTTATGAGTTCACATTCCGAAGGTTTTTTGATGACAATGGCTACCCATACAACAATCCAAAGCCCATTGAGTATGAGTATAGCAGTTCCCAGAACTCAGAACAGCAGtctgatgatgatgaagaaCAAGCAGGTAGAGGGGTTCAAAATCGTGACCTAGTTTATGTTTAG